From Sporosarcina sp. 6E9, a single genomic window includes:
- a CDS encoding uracil-xanthine permease family protein — MSDKVLDVHEKPTPGKWLTLSLQHMFAMFGATILVPQLVGLSPAIALLTSGIATIIFILVTRFQVPAYLGSSFAFIIPIQVATASGGIGSAMIGSMFVALVYAIVSLLIWKTGYKWIMKLLPPIVVGPVIMVIGLALAPTAVGMASTVQVEGEPVYNLLHFSAALVTLAAAIICIMFFKGVISLMPILIGIVVGYLYSAIIGILDFSKVLKAKWFEFPEMLIPGIDYSFVVTPTLLFIMVPIAIVTISEHIGHQLVLGRIVDRNYIENPGLNRSLLGDGLGTLISGLIGGPPKTTYGENIGVLAITRVYSIYVIIGAAVFAILFSFLGKVMALIATIPTAVLGGISILLFGIIASSGLRMLVDHNVDFGNQRNLVISSVILVIGIGGATIKFSETFEIEGMALAAIVGVLLNLLLPGKAEEKLTDETA, encoded by the coding sequence ATGAGCGACAAGGTTTTAGATGTACATGAAAAACCGACGCCAGGTAAATGGTTAACACTTAGCTTGCAGCATATGTTCGCAATGTTCGGGGCGACAATTCTTGTCCCGCAACTTGTTGGATTAAGCCCGGCAATTGCACTATTAACGAGTGGAATCGCGACGATAATATTCATCTTAGTCACACGTTTTCAAGTTCCTGCCTATCTAGGCTCTTCATTTGCCTTTATCATCCCGATTCAAGTAGCTACAGCGAGTGGCGGAATCGGAAGTGCAATGATCGGAAGCATGTTTGTCGCGCTAGTCTATGCGATTGTCTCGCTCCTGATTTGGAAAACAGGTTACAAATGGATTATGAAATTGCTTCCGCCGATTGTTGTAGGTCCTGTGATCATGGTTATCGGACTCGCATTAGCTCCAACAGCAGTGGGAATGGCGAGTACAGTCCAAGTGGAAGGGGAACCAGTTTACAATTTGCTCCACTTTTCTGCAGCACTCGTTACACTGGCTGCAGCCATCATCTGCATCATGTTTTTTAAAGGGGTAATCAGCCTGATGCCAATTTTAATCGGTATCGTAGTCGGCTATCTATACTCAGCAATCATCGGAATCTTGGATTTTTCAAAAGTTTTAAAAGCAAAATGGTTCGAGTTTCCTGAAATGCTCATCCCAGGTATTGATTATTCATTCGTCGTAACACCAACGCTTCTTTTTATCATGGTGCCCATTGCCATCGTTACGATATCCGAACATATCGGACATCAACTTGTTTTAGGTCGCATCGTTGACCGGAATTACATAGAAAACCCAGGATTAAATCGCTCATTACTCGGTGACGGTCTTGGTACATTAATCAGTGGATTAATCGGGGGGCCACCGAAGACAACATACGGTGAAAACATTGGCGTCCTTGCAATAACGCGCGTATACAGCATTTACGTCATCATAGGTGCAGCAGTTTTCGCTATCCTGTTCTCGTTTTTAGGAAAAGTGATGGCGTTAATTGCCACAATCCCAACAGCAGTTCTTGGGGGAATTTCCATCCTGTTATTCGGAATTATCGCTTCATCGGGTCTCAGAATGCTCGTAGATCATAACGTCGACTTTGGGAATCAACGGAATCTAGTAATCTCATCTGTCATTCTGGTGATTGGAATAGGAGGCGCAACAATTAAATTCAGTGAAACATTCGAAATTGAGGGAATGGCGTTAGCAGCCATCGTGGGGGTATTGTTAAACCTACTATTACCGGGAAAAGCCGAGGAAAAGTTAACAGACGAAACAGCTTAA
- the lspA gene encoding signal peptidase II, whose product MLIYYALAIVVILIDQITKWLVATNMQLGERITIIDPYFELLSHRNRGAAWGMLEGQMWLFYIVTVIVVAGIIYYFHKEARGHKLFSISLMLLLGGAIGNFIDRLLRGEVVDFISVLIPVINYDFPIFNVADAALSVGVAILIIHIILDEKKNKKKVS is encoded by the coding sequence TTGCTTATTTATTATGCATTGGCAATAGTTGTTATCTTAATCGATCAAATAACGAAATGGCTCGTTGCAACCAATATGCAATTGGGTGAAAGAATTACAATTATCGATCCGTATTTCGAACTGCTTTCCCATCGAAATAGAGGCGCAGCATGGGGCATGTTAGAAGGTCAAATGTGGTTGTTCTACATTGTTACAGTGATTGTTGTTGCGGGAATTATTTATTACTTTCATAAAGAAGCACGTGGACATAAACTTTTTAGCATCAGTTTAATGTTACTTCTCGGTGGTGCAATCGGTAACTTTATCGATCGTTTATTACGTGGAGAAGTTGTTGATTTTATTTCTGTGTTAATTCCAGTTATCAATTACGATTTCCCGATATTTAATGTCGCTGATGCCGCACTGTCAGTTGGCGTAGCAATCCTCATTATCCATATTATCTTGGATGAAAAAAAGAATAAGAAAAAGGTGTCGTAA
- the carB gene encoding carbamoyl-phosphate synthase large subunit — protein MPKRNDIETILVIGSGPIVIGQAAEFDYAGTQACLSLKEEGYRVILINSNPATIMTDTEIADKVYIEPITLEFVSRIIRKERPDALLATLGGQTGLNMAIELHDSGILDELNIEILGTKLDAIHQAEDRDLFRTLMNELGEPVPESDIIHNLEEAFTFVNRIGYPVIVRPAFTLGGTGGGICENDEELREIVANGLKASPVTQCLLEKSIAGFKEIEYEVMRDSADNAIVVCNMENIDAVGIHTGDSIVTAPCQTLTDRENQMLRNVSLKIIRELGIEGGCNVQLALDPHSFDYYIIEVNPRVSRSSALASKATGYPIAKLAAKIAVGLTLDEMMNPVTGTTYACFEPTLDYVVTKIPRWPFDKFESAKRNLGTQMKATGEVMAIGRTFEESILKAVRSLEIGQFDLVLKDGAEMTDEWIEKRIRRAGDERLFFIGEALRRGVTVETLHEWSMIDKFFLRKFENIINHEDVVSENPFDQETLYEAKRMGFSDVAIAKLWHTREIEIYNLRKELDIVPVYKKVDTCAGEYESDTPYFYGTYEEENESLQTDKKSVIVLGSGPIRIGQGVEFDYATVHSVWAIQESGYEAIIINNNPETVSTDFSISDKLYFEPLTLEDVMNIIDLEQPEGVIVQFGGQTAINLADGLEARGVKILGTSLEDTDRAENRNKFEAALHEINIPQPLGKTAVSVPEAITIAEEIGYPVLVRPSYVLGGRAMEIVYAEKELIYYMEHAVEASPEKPVLIDRYLTGTEIEVDAISDGENVLIPGIMEHIERAGVHSGDSIAVFPPQNLSAKHMEVITDYTTRLAQGLNIIGLLNIQYVISKDEVYVIEVNPRSSRTVPFLSKITNIPMANIATKAILGQSIIAQGYPSGLAVAPEGVYVKVPVFSFEKLGRVDITLGPEMKSTGEVMGKDVTIEKALYKGLVAAGMEIKEYGSILMTVSDKDKEEIVGIAKRFTNIGYRILATAGTAKVIKDAGIRVEMVDKIGSEGPTLLDVIQKGEAQLVINTLTKGKQPERDGFRIRRQTVENGIPCFTSLDTAIAMLRVIESMTFQTEEMIKQEVRV, from the coding sequence ATGCCTAAACGAAATGATATCGAAACGATTTTAGTAATAGGTTCTGGACCAATTGTAATTGGTCAGGCGGCTGAATTTGATTATGCAGGTACACAAGCTTGCCTATCTTTAAAAGAAGAAGGTTACCGAGTTATTTTGATCAACTCGAATCCTGCGACAATTATGACAGACACAGAAATTGCCGACAAAGTTTATATTGAGCCAATCACACTTGAATTCGTCAGTCGAATCATTCGGAAAGAACGTCCGGATGCATTACTTGCCACATTAGGTGGTCAAACTGGATTAAATATGGCAATTGAGCTCCATGATTCAGGCATATTAGATGAATTGAATATTGAAATACTAGGAACAAAATTAGATGCCATTCACCAAGCGGAGGATCGTGATTTATTCCGAACGCTGATGAATGAACTTGGGGAGCCTGTACCTGAAAGCGACATTATCCACAATTTAGAAGAAGCATTTACGTTCGTAAATAGAATTGGTTATCCGGTCATTGTTCGACCTGCTTTCACACTTGGTGGAACAGGCGGCGGAATTTGTGAGAACGATGAAGAGTTAAGAGAAATTGTTGCAAATGGTCTAAAGGCGAGCCCGGTGACACAATGTCTTCTTGAAAAATCCATCGCCGGTTTTAAAGAAATTGAATATGAGGTCATGCGCGACTCCGCTGACAATGCAATTGTCGTTTGTAATATGGAAAACATCGATGCTGTTGGGATTCATACTGGCGACTCAATCGTTACAGCGCCATGTCAAACGCTCACAGATCGCGAAAATCAAATGCTGCGAAATGTTTCATTAAAAATCATCCGTGAACTAGGAATTGAGGGCGGCTGTAACGTTCAACTTGCACTCGATCCGCATAGTTTCGACTACTATATTATCGAAGTCAATCCACGTGTCAGTCGTTCTTCAGCATTGGCTTCAAAAGCGACTGGATACCCAATCGCAAAATTGGCAGCGAAAATTGCAGTCGGTTTGACGCTAGATGAAATGATGAACCCGGTGACTGGTACAACTTATGCTTGTTTTGAACCAACACTTGATTATGTCGTGACTAAAATTCCGCGTTGGCCATTTGATAAATTTGAGTCAGCCAAACGAAATCTTGGCACTCAAATGAAGGCTACAGGGGAAGTTATGGCCATTGGCCGTACGTTTGAAGAGTCGATTTTGAAAGCTGTTCGTTCCCTTGAAATTGGTCAATTTGACTTAGTGTTAAAAGATGGCGCTGAAATGACAGATGAATGGATTGAAAAAAGAATCCGCCGTGCGGGCGACGAGCGACTATTTTTTATCGGTGAAGCTTTGCGCAGAGGGGTTACAGTCGAGACACTTCATGAGTGGAGTATGATTGATAAATTCTTCCTTCGAAAATTCGAAAATATTATTAATCATGAAGATGTTGTTAGTGAAAATCCATTCGATCAAGAAACGTTATACGAAGCGAAACGCATGGGTTTTTCGGATGTTGCGATTGCGAAGCTTTGGCATACAAGAGAAATCGAAATTTACAATTTACGTAAAGAACTCGACATTGTCCCAGTCTATAAAAAGGTCGATACATGTGCCGGAGAATACGAATCCGACACGCCATATTTTTATGGAACCTATGAAGAAGAGAATGAATCACTTCAAACTGATAAAAAAAGCGTTATCGTATTAGGTTCTGGCCCGATAAGAATCGGTCAAGGGGTCGAATTCGATTATGCGACGGTCCACTCTGTTTGGGCCATTCAAGAATCGGGCTATGAAGCGATTATTATAAATAATAATCCAGAAACTGTTTCGACGGATTTTTCCATATCTGACAAACTATATTTTGAACCGCTAACGTTGGAAGACGTTATGAATATCATTGACCTAGAACAACCAGAAGGCGTCATCGTGCAATTCGGGGGACAAACAGCTATCAATCTCGCAGATGGCCTTGAAGCACGCGGTGTGAAAATTTTGGGCACTTCGCTCGAAGATACGGACCGTGCAGAAAATCGAAATAAGTTCGAAGCAGCACTTCACGAGATTAATATTCCACAACCGCTTGGAAAAACTGCAGTTTCCGTACCAGAGGCGATTACGATCGCCGAAGAAATCGGATATCCTGTGTTAGTCAGACCTTCTTATGTACTAGGCGGCCGTGCGATGGAAATTGTTTATGCGGAAAAAGAACTAATCTATTATATGGAACATGCTGTTGAAGCGAGTCCAGAAAAGCCTGTTTTGATTGATAGGTATTTAACGGGAACTGAAATTGAAGTGGACGCGATTAGTGATGGAGAAAATGTTCTTATCCCAGGAATCATGGAACATATCGAAAGAGCCGGCGTTCACTCCGGAGACTCAATCGCCGTATTCCCGCCGCAAAATTTATCTGCGAAACATATGGAAGTAATTACGGATTATACGACAAGGCTTGCACAAGGCTTGAATATCATCGGACTTCTTAATATCCAATACGTCATTTCTAAAGATGAAGTATATGTGATTGAAGTGAATCCGCGATCAAGTCGTACGGTACCATTCTTAAGTAAAATTACGAATATCCCGATGGCGAATATTGCAACGAAAGCAATCCTAGGACAATCCATTATTGCACAAGGTTATCCATCTGGACTTGCGGTAGCTCCAGAAGGTGTCTATGTAAAAGTTCCTGTGTTTTCATTTGAAAAACTCGGGCGGGTGGATATCACGCTAGGCCCTGAAATGAAATCGACTGGAGAGGTCATGGGGAAAGATGTAACGATTGAAAAAGCACTATATAAAGGGCTGGTTGCGGCAGGAATGGAAATAAAAGAATACGGATCGATATTAATGACAGTATCCGATAAAGATAAAGAAGAAATTGTTGGGATCGCAAAACGCTTTACGAATATCGGGTATCGAATTCTAGCAACAGCAGGAACGGCAAAAGTGATAAAAGATGCGGGGATACGCGTTGAAATGGTTGATAAAATCGGTTCAGAAGGTCCGACGCTTCTCGATGTCATCCAAAAAGGCGAAGCTCAACTTGTTATTAACACACTGACAAAAGGTAAACAACCTGAGCGTGATGGATTCCGAATTCGCCGTCAAACAGTGGAGAACGGGATTCCTTGTTTCACATCACTAGACACTGCGATTGCAATGCTTCGTGTCATTGAATCCATGACATTCCAAACCGAAGAAATGATCAAACAAGAGGTGCGCGTATGA
- a CDS encoding carbamoyl phosphate synthase small subunit: protein MKKRMLILEDGTTFIGKAFGSDEASIGETVFTTGMTGYQEVISNPSNCGQMIVMTYPLIGNYGINRDDFESIEPAMNGIIVRELADEPSNFRSDMSLDQLLTMKGIPGIQGIDTRKLTRILREKGPLKGTLTVAGVEVDIEKEIEHVKAYKRPTDLVSQVSTKRPYPSPGRGKRVVVIDYGMKHGILRELNNRDCDVIVVPYNSTSLEVQSLYPDGIVLTNGPGNPEDVGGAVDTIKDLLGKAPIFGIGLGHQLLALACGARVVKLKNGHRGGNYPVKDLQTGRTELTAQGHGYAVDEATLEGTGLRITHKALNDDSIEGLESTNYKAFSVQFYPEASPGPEDANHVFERFTGIMTTNNRKEQYNA from the coding sequence ATGAAGAAAAGAATGCTCATTTTGGAAGACGGCACGACGTTTATTGGAAAAGCATTTGGTTCAGATGAAGCTTCAATAGGGGAAACAGTTTTCACGACAGGGATGACCGGATACCAAGAAGTGATTTCCAATCCATCCAATTGCGGTCAAATGATTGTTATGACATATCCGCTAATCGGGAACTACGGCATAAATCGCGATGATTTCGAATCGATTGAACCTGCGATGAATGGAATAATCGTCCGAGAACTTGCTGACGAACCATCGAACTTCAGAAGCGATATGTCATTGGACCAATTGCTGACTATGAAAGGTATCCCAGGAATTCAAGGCATCGATACGCGAAAATTAACGCGAATTCTCCGTGAGAAAGGCCCGTTAAAAGGGACCTTAACAGTAGCCGGTGTAGAAGTTGATATCGAAAAAGAAATTGAGCACGTAAAAGCATATAAACGCCCAACAGATCTCGTATCCCAGGTTTCAACTAAACGACCGTATCCAAGTCCAGGCAGAGGTAAACGTGTTGTGGTTATCGATTACGGCATGAAACATGGCATTTTAAGAGAATTGAACAATCGCGACTGTGATGTCATCGTTGTTCCATACAACTCCACTTCCTTGGAAGTTCAGTCATTGTATCCGGATGGTATCGTGTTAACAAATGGACCAGGAAACCCGGAAGACGTAGGGGGTGCGGTAGATACAATCAAGGATTTACTCGGTAAAGCACCAATCTTCGGCATTGGACTAGGCCACCAATTACTTGCGCTCGCATGCGGTGCTCGAGTTGTTAAATTGAAAAATGGTCATAGAGGTGGAAATTACCCGGTAAAAGATTTACAAACGGGACGAACAGAACTTACAGCGCAGGGCCATGGTTATGCAGTTGACGAGGCGACGTTAGAAGGAACAGGCCTTCGTATAACGCATAAAGCGCTAAATGATGATTCCATTGAAGGTTTGGAGAGTACCAATTATAAAGCATTTTCAGTTCAATTTTATCCCGAGGCATCACCGGGACCTGAAGATGCCAATCACGTATTTGAGCGTTTTACCGGAATAATGACAACGAACAACCGAAAGGAGCAATACAATGCCTAA
- the pyrR gene encoding bifunctional pyr operon transcriptional regulator/uracil phosphoribosyltransferase PyrR has product MTEKANILDEQAIGRALTRIAYEIIERNKGIDDCILVGIKTRGVYLADRLSKKIEQIEGKAIRSGELDITLYRDDLQTKHDDNEPRVHQVDISHDVNDRKVILVDDVLYTGRTVRAAMDAVMDLGRPSQIQLAVLVDRGHRELPIRPDFVGKNIPTSNLERVVVNLQEADDEDSVTIHSKK; this is encoded by the coding sequence ATGACTGAAAAAGCAAATATTCTCGATGAACAAGCAATCGGACGTGCATTGACGAGAATTGCATATGAAATTATAGAAAGAAATAAAGGAATTGACGATTGCATCCTTGTCGGTATCAAAACGAGAGGGGTATATCTTGCGGACCGGCTTTCAAAAAAAATCGAGCAAATAGAAGGAAAGGCGATACGTTCAGGTGAACTTGACATCACACTTTACCGTGATGACTTGCAAACAAAACATGATGATAATGAACCCCGCGTACATCAAGTTGATATCTCGCATGATGTCAATGATCGAAAAGTTATCCTTGTCGACGATGTACTCTATACCGGACGAACAGTTCGCGCCGCTATGGATGCAGTGATGGATCTAGGACGACCGTCGCAAATACAACTTGCCGTGCTTGTCGACCGGGGACATCGTGAACTGCCGATTCGACCAGATTTTGTCGGGAAGAATATACCGACATCGAATCTCGAACGAGTCGTTGTGAATTTGCAAGAAGCCGATGATGAAGATAGCGTCACAATTCATTCGAAAAAATAA
- a CDS encoding dihydroorotate dehydrogenase electron transfer subunit, protein MIIQDKMIVKSQKEIAHQIFEMTLSGKLVDEITSPGQFVHIRVSDSYEMLLRRPISIAAINENANEITIIYRAEGQGTKTLSTKREGDIVDVLGPLGNGFPVEETKVGETAFLIGGGIGVPPLYELSKQLTAKGVTCVHVLGFQSGDVVFYKEAFNALGETHIVTVDGTAGTQGFVTNVMEKLGTDFSTYYSCGPMQMLNAVEKMYEGKKGFLSFEQRMGCGVGACFACVCETTEGSEKSYIKVCSDGPVFPAGVVAI, encoded by the coding sequence ATGATAATCCAAGACAAAATGATTGTGAAATCTCAAAAAGAAATTGCGCATCAAATATTTGAGATGACACTCTCAGGGAAGCTTGTCGATGAGATTACATCTCCGGGTCAATTCGTCCATATTCGTGTGAGTGATTCCTATGAGATGTTGCTACGCAGACCGATTTCAATTGCAGCCATAAATGAAAACGCGAATGAAATTACAATCATATACCGTGCAGAGGGACAAGGAACAAAAACCCTATCAACAAAGCGGGAAGGCGATATTGTCGATGTTTTAGGTCCATTGGGAAATGGTTTTCCGGTCGAGGAAACGAAGGTTGGTGAAACAGCCTTCCTCATTGGCGGCGGAATCGGCGTGCCTCCCCTTTATGAACTATCGAAACAATTAACTGCAAAAGGTGTCACTTGTGTTCACGTCCTCGGTTTTCAATCGGGAGATGTTGTCTTTTACAAGGAAGCGTTTAACGCACTTGGTGAAACGCATATAGTAACGGTTGACGGTACAGCAGGAACTCAAGGGTTTGTAACAAATGTGATGGAGAAGCTGGGCACTGACTTTTCGACTTATTACAGTTGTGGGCCAATGCAGATGCTAAACGCAGTTGAAAAAATGTACGAGGGCAAAAAAGGATTCCTTTCATTCGAACAGCGAATGGGTTGCGGAGTCGGGGCTTGCTTTGCATGTGTTTGTGAAACTACGGAAGGTTCGGAGAAATCCTATATTAAAGTTTGTTCCGACGGTCCGGTATTTCCAGCAGGGGTGGTGGCAATATGA
- a CDS encoding dihydroorotase: MGTLIQEIQLLNGDGGLITRDVRITGDKVSEIGEQLEVGSSKVIDGKGLFLSPGFVDVHVHLREPGGEHKETIKSGTLAAAKGGYTTICPMPNTRPVPDTIENLTHVNNLIEENACIRVLPYASITIREAGKERTNLSELKEHGAFAFTDDGVGVQQAGMMYEAMQDAAKIGMAIVAHCEDNTLIYGGALHEGKRNKELGLPGIPSIAESVHIARDVLLAEAAGAHYHVCHVSTKESVRVIRDAKKAGIHVTAEVSPHHLLLSEIDIPGDDADWKMNPPLRAEDDLQALREGLLDGTLDVIATDHAPHTAEEKAAGTKTAPFGITGLETAFPLLYTNFVKKGTWTLQQLVDWMTKKPAKIFGLPYGTLEVGATADLVLIDLNKEQAIDRETFVSKGKNTPFDGWVCAGWPVKTIFEGKVVWEDGE; the protein is encoded by the coding sequence ATGGGGACACTAATTCAGGAAATACAATTACTAAATGGCGACGGGGGTTTAATCACGAGAGATGTCAGAATCACGGGTGACAAAGTATCGGAAATCGGTGAGCAACTAGAAGTCGGGAGTTCGAAAGTCATCGACGGAAAGGGCTTGTTTCTTTCACCAGGATTTGTAGACGTTCATGTCCATTTACGCGAACCGGGCGGTGAACATAAAGAAACGATTAAAAGTGGAACGCTAGCGGCAGCAAAGGGCGGTTATACAACGATTTGTCCAATGCCGAATACAAGACCAGTACCTGATACAATCGAAAACCTGACACATGTAAATAACCTAATAGAAGAAAATGCCTGCATTCGAGTACTCCCATATGCATCCATCACGATTCGTGAGGCAGGAAAAGAACGAACAAATCTGTCGGAATTAAAAGAACACGGCGCATTCGCATTTACAGATGACGGGGTAGGTGTTCAACAAGCTGGCATGATGTACGAAGCGATGCAAGACGCAGCGAAAATAGGGATGGCCATTGTCGCACACTGTGAAGATAATACATTAATCTACGGCGGGGCGTTGCATGAAGGAAAACGAAATAAGGAACTTGGCCTTCCTGGAATTCCTTCTATTGCAGAATCCGTTCACATTGCACGCGATGTCCTGCTCGCAGAAGCTGCAGGCGCGCATTATCATGTTTGTCATGTTAGCACGAAAGAATCTGTCCGAGTCATTCGCGACGCAAAAAAAGCGGGAATTCACGTAACAGCAGAAGTGAGTCCTCACCATCTTCTTTTGTCAGAAATTGATATTCCGGGGGATGACGCAGATTGGAAAATGAACCCGCCACTACGCGCAGAAGATGATTTGCAAGCACTTCGCGAAGGATTACTTGATGGAACGCTCGACGTTATTGCAACGGATCATGCACCGCACACAGCTGAAGAAAAAGCGGCTGGCACCAAAACGGCACCCTTCGGAATTACAGGATTGGAAACAGCATTTCCATTGTTATATACAAATTTTGTAAAAAAAGGAACCTGGACACTTCAGCAACTAGTCGACTGGATGACGAAGAAACCAGCTAAAATCTTTGGCTTGCCATACGGAACACTTGAAGTCGGGGCTACTGCTGACCTCGTGTTAATTGATTTGAATAAAGAGCAAGCGATTGACCGAGAAACTTTCGTCTCAAAAGGAAAGAATACACCATTTGACGGGTGGGTATGCGCTGGTTGGCCTGTGAAAACAATTTTCGAAGGAAAAGTCGTTTGGGAGGATGGAGAATAA
- a CDS encoding aspartate carbamoyltransferase catalytic subunit, translating to MNDLVSMQQLNETEIIALLDRAQNFEEYGARELPKKYTVSNLFFEPSTRTKTSFEVAERKLGLDVVPFETGLSSTIKGETLYDTVKTLESIGLDALVIRHPDVGYYDSLIGKTNISIINGGDGSGQHPTQSLLDLYTIREEFGSFEGLNILIAGDIAHSRVARSNADALTRLGAHVTFLCPAEWCGEFDAVHEWNDNLLNSDVVMLLRVQHERHNEKSIFTKESYHSQYGLTLERASRMKENAIIMHPAPFNRGVEIDEKLIECPKSRIFKQMENGVYIRMAVLELILNGRN from the coding sequence ATGAATGATTTAGTATCTATGCAACAATTAAATGAAACTGAAATAATCGCACTTCTGGACCGCGCTCAAAACTTTGAAGAATACGGCGCACGTGAGCTACCAAAAAAATATACAGTTTCAAATTTATTTTTCGAACCGAGTACAAGAACCAAAACGAGTTTCGAAGTTGCGGAACGAAAGCTTGGTTTAGACGTAGTCCCGTTCGAAACAGGGCTTTCCAGCACGATAAAAGGCGAGACTCTCTATGACACCGTCAAAACCCTAGAGTCGATTGGACTTGATGCACTCGTCATACGACATCCTGACGTCGGGTATTACGATTCACTAATAGGCAAAACAAATATCTCCATCATTAACGGAGGGGACGGGTCGGGTCAACATCCTACGCAGTCGCTACTCGATTTATATACAATCCGTGAAGAGTTCGGATCATTCGAAGGCCTGAATATTCTCATCGCAGGGGATATTGCCCATAGTCGTGTGGCAAGATCGAATGCTGATGCCTTAACCAGATTAGGTGCTCATGTCACTTTCCTATGCCCAGCCGAATGGTGCGGTGAATTCGACGCAGTTCATGAGTGGAACGATAATCTATTAAACTCTGATGTCGTTATGCTACTCCGCGTCCAACATGAAAGACATAATGAAAAATCGATATTTACAAAAGAAAGCTATCATAGTCAGTATGGCCTCACGCTAGAACGGGCAAGTAGAATGAAAGAAAATGCAATCATCATGCATCCCGCTCCATTCAATCGTGGTGTAGAAATAGATGAAAAATTAATTGAATGTCCAAAATCAAGGATTTTCAAGCAAATGGAAAACGGTGTGTATATTCGAATGGCAGTACTAGAATTAATTCTAAATGGGAGGAATTAA
- a CDS encoding RluA family pseudouridine synthase, with protein sequence MEIIRIEITEEDEGSRIDKVLSTSRPDLSRTQIQQWIKDGDVLVNTKTVKPNYRVKTGDLLTVDEPEPEELDITAEDLELDIVYEDSNVLVVNKPRGMVVHPAKSHASGTLVNGLMYHCKDLSGINGILRPGIVHRTDKDTSGLLMVAKNDKAHISLVNQLVEKSVKRVYTALVHGHIPHDNGTIDAPIGRDTRDRQNMTVTDKGKDAVTHFKVLERFGEYTLVECTLETGRTHQIRVHMKYIGHPLVGDPKYGQAETIDFGGQVLHAGTLGFKHPETWEFIEFTVEPPADFHALVENIRNNVDIPKK encoded by the coding sequence ATGGAAATTATTCGAATCGAAATAACAGAAGAAGACGAAGGTAGTCGTATTGATAAGGTTTTATCGACGAGTCGACCGGATTTATCACGAACACAAATCCAACAGTGGATAAAAGATGGTGATGTTTTAGTCAATACGAAAACAGTTAAACCTAATTACCGTGTGAAAACAGGCGATCTCCTAACGGTCGACGAACCTGAACCAGAGGAACTTGATATCACTGCAGAAGACCTGGAATTAGATATTGTCTATGAAGATAGTAACGTCCTTGTTGTAAATAAACCACGTGGCATGGTCGTGCATCCTGCAAAGTCACACGCGAGTGGCACGCTTGTAAATGGACTCATGTATCATTGCAAGGATTTGTCCGGGATAAACGGCATACTGCGTCCAGGCATTGTCCACCGTACTGACAAGGATACATCAGGACTGTTAATGGTGGCGAAGAATGATAAAGCACATATTTCGCTCGTCAATCAACTCGTTGAGAAATCAGTGAAAAGAGTCTACACGGCGCTTGTTCACGGGCATATCCCACATGATAATGGAACAATCGACGCGCCAATCGGTCGTGATACGCGCGATAGACAGAACATGACGGTAACGGATAAAGGAAAAGATGCGGTCACGCACTTTAAAGTCCTTGAACGATTCGGCGAATACACGCTAGTCGAATGTACACTCGAAACAGGTAGAACGCATCAAATTCGTGTCCATATGAAATATATTGGCCATCCACTAGTCGGAGATCCAAAATATGGTCAAGCAGAAACAATCGATTTTGGCGGTCAAGTACTTCATGCGGGAACACTGGGATTCAAACATCCAGAAACATGGGAGTTTATAGAATTCACAGTAGAGCCTCCAGCGGATTTTCATGCGTTGGTTGAAAATATTCGTAATAACGTTGACATTCCAAAGAAGTAA